DNA from Halomonas sp. GFAJ-1:
AACTCAGGGCGCGGGTCGCGCCCCGGCTTATCCAGCTCTTTTAGAATATCGCTCACCGTGGGCACGCCAAAACGCTCGTCGGCAAAATCAGCGGGCTTAAGCGCTTTTAAGGTAGCGCTGTCACCAATCAAGCCCTTTACATCCCGACGATTCTGCTTGGCAATGCGCTCCACCAGGGTATAAGCCTCGGGGTGAACAGCGCTGGCATCCAATGGGTTTTCAGCATTGCTGATGCGCAAGAAGCCGGCACACTGCTCAAAGGTTTTTGGCCCCAGGCGGCTAACCTCTAACAGCTCTTTACGGCTTTTGAACGCGCCTTGGTCATTGCGCTGGGCCACGATATTCTCGGCAATCGCCGCGCTCAGGCCTGCCACGCGAGAAAGCAGTGCGCTAGACGCAGTGTTGAGATCCACACCAACCGCGTTAACACAGTCTTCTATGACAACTTCCAGGCTACGTGACAGCTGCACCTGGGAAACATCATGTTGATATTGGCCTACACCAATGGATTTAGGCTCAATTTTAACCAGCTCTGCGAGTGGATCTTGCAAACGGCGGGCAATAGAGACAGCGCCCCGAACGGTCACATCAAGATCCGGCAACTCACGGGAGGCATATTCAGACGCAGAGTAAACCGAAGCACCCGCTTCAGACACCATCACTTTGCTCAAACGATATGCCGGCGCTAATGCTTTCAGTAGCTCACCCGCCAGCTTATCGGTTTCGCGGCTTGCGGTGCCGTTACCCACGGCAATCAACTGAACATCGTGCTGCTTAACAAGCTTCGCCAAGACACCCAGCGACTCATCCCAGCGGTTTTGCGGCGCATGGGGATAAATAGTGGCTTGATCAACGAACTGCCCCGTCGCATCAACCACCGCTACCTTACAACCAGTTCTTAACCCTGGATCAATGGCAAGCGTCACTTTTTGACCTGCTGGCGCTGCCAACAGCAAGTCTTTTAAGTTAGCTGCAAATACTTCAATCGCTGTTAGCTCAGCCTGTTCCCGCAGACGCCCTAACAGCTCGGTCTCAAGCGCCGTATAGAGCTTCACTCGCCAGGTCCAGCGCACTACTTCAGCTAACCATTTATCCGCTGGGCGGCTTTGATCACTAATACCAAACTGTTTGGCAATGGCGACCTGGGCAGGGTGTATCGGGGCTTCCTCTTCGCCGGGAAGACGTATCGACAGGCTGAGCACTCCTTCATTACGCG
Protein-coding regions in this window:
- a CDS encoding RNA-binding transcriptional accessory protein, producing MDVNQRIISRLATELSVRLEQVSATVALLDGGATVPFIARYRKEVTGALDDIQLRQLDERLRYLRELEERRTAVLSAIDEQGKLDATLKASIDAAETKQRLEDLYLPFKKKRRTKAQIAREAGLEPLADALLANPSLNPESEATHYLRPAEGDIPAIEDAKAALDGAKQILMERFAEDPELIGQLRERLWQEGELSARVLDGKQQEGAKFADYFEHDEKIAKAPSHRALAMFRARNEGVLSLSIRLPGEEEAPIHPAQVAIAKQFGISDQSRPADKWLAEVVRWTWRVKLYTALETELLGRLREQAELTAIEVFAANLKDLLLAAPAGQKVTLAIDPGLRTGCKVAVVDATGQFVDQATIYPHAPQNRWDESLGVLAKLVKQHDVQLIAVGNGTASRETDKLAGELLKALAPAYRLSKVMVSEAGASVYSASEYASRELPDLDVTVRGAVSIARRLQDPLAELVKIEPKSIGVGQYQHDVSQVQLSRSLEVVIEDCVNAVGVDLNTASSALLSRVAGLSAAIAENIVAQRNDQGAFKSRKELLEVSRLGPKTFEQCAGFLRISNAENPLDASAVHPEAYTLVERIAKQNRRDVKGLIGDSATLKALKPADFADERFGVPTVSDILKELDKPGRDPRPEFKAAEFREGVETLKDLKLGMVLEGTVTNVTHFGAFVDVGVHQDGLVHISALSDRFIDDPRSVVKAGDIVSVKVMSVDISRKRVGLSMRLDDEPEQQAQATASGTVNHEPRKPPRSSRQGNQQQGSQPKPNEAPAAMGALGAALLKAKQGK